The genomic segment GGGTGCGTCAGCTCTCGCGCGGGTTCCAGCAGCGAGTCGCGCTGGCGCGGGCGGTGTTGCACAAGCCTGCCGTCCTGCTGCTCGATGAACCGGATACTGGACTCGATCGTGCGAGTCGTGCACGTCTCCGGACACTGCTCAGCCAGCATCGGCAGACGGGTGGAGCGGTGCTGCTGACGACGCACGCGCACGAGTTCGGCATGGAGGTCGCAACGCGAGCGCTTTATTTGGATCGTGGTCAGGTTGTCTGGGAGGCGACGGGGGTCGAGCAGGTACGCGAGAAGCTGGCAGGGACGGTCGTTCCTCTGATGTCGGTTTAGCGATGTGGGGACAGCTCCTGGCCATACTCTACCGCGATCTCCTGTCCGAATGGCGGGAGCGCGAGGTCGTGGTCGGCATGCTCGTCATGGCGTTGCTGACACTCCTGATCTTCAATTTCGCTTTCGACCTTACCGGGGCGCAGCGAGCCGCCAGTGGGTCCGGAGCCTTCTGGGTCGCGGTCGTCTTCGCGACACTGCTGGGGCTCGGGCGGGCGGCAGCGCTGGAGCGTCAGGATGGCGCATGGGAAGGGCTTGTGCTCGCGCCGGTGGAGCGTCCGGTCATCTATGTCGCCAAGTTGTCGAGCATGTTGCTTTTCGTCGCTCTCGTGGAGGTGGTTGCGCTGGTCGTCATGGCTGCATTGTTCGGCTTGCCAGTTTTCCGTCCGGGTGTGCTTGTGGTTCTCGTGCTCGGGACGGTCGGTCTCTGCGCGCTCGGAACGCTGTTCAGCGTCATGACCGCTCAGGCCAAGGCACGAGAGGTACTGCTTCCGGCACTCCTCTTTCCCCTGGCGATCCCAGTAGTGATCGGTGGCGTGCGCGCGATGATGCTGGAACTGAGCGGGCTCGGTAGCGAGGCAGCGCCCTGGAAGAGCCTGCTCGCCGGGTTCGCCGGACTGTTCCTGTCGCTGAGCATGCTGACCTTCGGAGTCGTGACCGAGGAGTGACGTCACCGCTGTCGTAGTCGAGAGGAGGACTTTCGATGAGTGAGCAACCCCGCGCCTCGCTATGGCTCACGATACTGGGTACGGCTTCGTTTGCCCTGATTGCGCTTTCGGTCGCAATGATCTTCCTGTATGCACCGGCAGATGCGACCCAGGGTGGCGTGCAACGACTGTTCTACCTCCACCTTCCTGCAGCATGGCTCGCATATGTCTCCTTCTTCATCATTTTCGTCAGTAGTATCGCGTTCCTGCTCCGCGGAACCGTCGGGTGGGACCGCCTGGCACGGTCCGCTGCCGAACTCGGCTTCATCTTCACCACGCTGGTACTCCTGACCGGATCGATCTGGGGCCGACCGATTTGGGGAACGTGGTGGACGTGGGATGCGCGTCTGACGACGACACTGATTCTCTGGTTCATCTACCTGGGCTATTTCTTGCTGCGAGCCTACATCGCTGATCCGGAGCGCGGCGCACGTTACGCTGCAGTTCTCGGTATCGTCGGGTTCGTCGATATCCCGATCATCCATATGTCGGTGCGCTGGTGGCGGACGCTCCACCCGCAACCGATCGTGGTGCGGAGCGAGGGACCAGCGATGCCCACCGAGATGCTGCTGACGATGCTCGTCACACTGGTCGCGTTCTGTGTCCTGTATGCGTTTTTGCTGATCGTGAAGTACCGGATCGAGACAGTGCGTGACGAACTCTTGGCCCTGCGAGCAGCAACCATGAACTAGAGTGCGGAAGGCAGGTGGCGACCGATGGACGCCTTGTGGTATCTCTTCGCCGGCTTCTTCGTGACCTGGCTCATCCTGGGTCTCTACCTCTTCTCGCTGCGGCGTCAGATCGAAGTGCTGCGGAACGAACTCACTGCGTTGCGCGGTGAGCGGGCGGCAGATACTCAGGCCGGAGAAACGCAGGCCGTACGAGATTCCCAGGTCCCCTAAGCCAGGAGTGGGAACGTCCACTGCTCAACGACCGCAGCGGCCAGCGAATGAGCCATGGCTCATTCGCTGGCCGCTTTGAGCGTCGTGCGTTTCTCACGAATTCCGTGCTGAGCGAATAGCCTGCCAGATCCGCTCGGGAGTCAGCGGCATGTCGAGGTGCTCGATCCCGAGCGGTCGAAGGGCATCCAGCACGGCATTGACGAGTGCCGGTGGTGCGGCGGTCGTCCCCGCTTCGCCGATTCCCTTGGCGCCCAGAGGATTGATCGGACTTGGTGTCTCGCAGTGCGCCGTCTCGATCGACGGGACCTGCGTGGCCCGGGGAACGACATAATCGAGAAAGCTCTGTGTGAGCGGTTGGCCGCTTTCGGAATAGAGAATCGCCTCGAAGAGCGCCTGGCCGAGTCCTTGAGCGACACTGCCGTGAATCTGCCCCTCGGCCAAGAGCGGATTCACGATCCGCCCGCTGTCGTCGACCGCAAGATAGCGGAGCACTCGAACTTCACCGGTTTCCGGATCGATTTCGACCATGGCGATATGCA from the Thermomicrobium sp. 4228-Ro genome contains:
- the ccsA gene encoding cytochrome c biogenesis protein CcsA; translation: MSEQPRASLWLTILGTASFALIALSVAMIFLYAPADATQGGVQRLFYLHLPAAWLAYVSFFIIFVSSIAFLLRGTVGWDRLARSAAELGFIFTTLVLLTGSIWGRPIWGTWWTWDARLTTTLILWFIYLGYFLLRAYIADPERGARYAAVLGIVGFVDIPIIHMSVRWWRTLHPQPIVVRSEGPAMPTEMLLTMLVTLVAFCVLYAFLLIVKYRIETVRDELLALRAATMN
- a CDS encoding heme exporter protein CcmB gives rise to the protein MWGQLLAILYRDLLSEWREREVVVGMLVMALLTLLIFNFAFDLTGAQRAASGSGAFWVAVVFATLLGLGRAAALERQDGAWEGLVLAPVERPVIYVAKLSSMLLFVALVEVVALVVMAALFGLPVFRPGVLVVLVLGTVGLCALGTLFSVMTAQAKAREVLLPALLFPLAIPVVIGGVRAMMLELSGLGSEAAPWKSLLAGFAGLFLSLSMLTFGVVTEE
- a CDS encoding CcmD family protein gives rise to the protein MDALWYLFAGFFVTWLILGLYLFSLRRQIEVLRNELTALRGERAADTQAGETQAVRDSQVP